One Hevea brasiliensis isolate MT/VB/25A 57/8 chromosome 6, ASM3005281v1, whole genome shotgun sequence genomic window, TTTTCAAAAGAGCTACAGTTGGAAAGACAGAAAGCATAAATAACATACATCACAGTTATGGGAGGAGGGGACAATATCTTAAAGCTTTTTGGCATTGAAGATGTCTATTCCAATGAAATGGCACTTAGCATGACCGTGCTTTCCAGTCTTGGAGGTGGAAACTTCAACAACCTATCACAACCTATCACAAAACAATAACACAACAATGTCACTACAAGTCTCCTCATACATGTATGGTAATGCTAAGGCATATACGGCAGTCAATACTTGCAATACACAATACACTTTCTAACCTATCACATGCGAcaaatcaacaaaaaaaaaattattaaaatttttttctaaatgcaCAAAATTTTAAACGCAGCACATCGAACAATATAAAATCCTGAATTATTGCAAACAAATATATAGCTAATtaacagaaaaataaaaaaaaatagcaaaaacATAGATCTACAGTACCAATCtagagaattttttttatttatttaaacaaCAAAAATGGAAACCAATTGCATAGCATAAAATCGAAGCACATGGAACAAAAAAGAATACAAACAGAATCCAGACAACCACAGTTAAAAAATAAACTTCAGATCCTAATTGAAAGAGAAAAACTAACCAAATTACTTACGGTGGTGCATTGCCACAAACGGAAAGAGGGAGCAACTCCTCACTGtcaagaaagagagaaaagaagaagagctgTTTTGAAAGAGAGGGGATAAAAATGCGGCTGTCAACATTAGGGTTTTAAGTCTTAAAATCTAAACTTTCTGACGGATTTCTGACGGAACTATTGTCCGTCACAAATTTCGTTAATAACCCGTCGCTAATTAGTTTAATATTCGTCACTATTCCCTTAAATTGATACCCGTCATTAATCAGTTGAAAGTCTGTTGCTAAAAGAAATTCTTTCTGACGGATTTATTTCCGTCACAAATTCCGTCTCTGAAATAACTGTTTTTTTGTGGTGTATaaaaagattattattattaaattttcaattcccccaaaagaaaaaaagtttgtgactttaatttataaattttacataattataaaaattatataaaaaataatccaTATAATCAACCTCAACGAGTTTAATattcattgttattattattgtatGAGAGAAGTAGTattcataatatattaattttttttaatatgtgttacacgttatttatatttattatatatttatgatttaattttttatacataatttttgtatattataatattattataatatgtttattttcaataaaaaatttttaacgtgttaatttttgaatttttttatttaagaatatgaaaaataaaaaatttgtaaaaatttctTTTATAATATGATAaagttatttatattatattataatgtttaaaattttttatttaaatatttaatacacTATTGTGAAAAGCTTTATAAATATTATTCTCTAATATTAACAATATATATTTTGTAGTTTTAAATAATGTCAACAATTGTctataaagaaataataatataTCAATTCAAATCATTTATTGTTTTAAAGTAGTATgtctataataaaaaaataagtttaaaaaatacttaagaaatattactaaaattaattaaagtaataaTATTGTTTACTATATTTTAAAGTTAGTGttcatagaaaaaaaaagaaattaataaagatgtaaaaaaatatttataatcaaTTATCTTTATAATATGTGAATTTTAATTCTTATTGAAATAATTCTAATATATTATCATTaactataattattattaaaataatattaaaaatttaatttatattaactattataatattaaaaattgaaatttttaaggACTTGACAGTGAACATTTTGTTGCTAAACATTATTAGCAATGATTCTATATGACATTATTCATAAGAATATTAGTCGTCACTAAAAGATAGTGAGAAAGTATTACAATGGAATTTGTGTTGTTAAAAGAATTAGTGATAAAGTGATAAGGATTTGACAAATTCTTTATTGTTAAAAGATatgtttttgatatttttataagtaataaaaataatgaaagatatttttttaaaattccaaCCTTCCtacttttatatattatatggaatatttaattttataattataaataattattttgaattataaaaaaattaattaagtagaatttaaatataaataggactaaaaattttaaatttatataaattttaaaattaattatataataaaaaataatataattataaataataaaaataatgaagatGTTATGGAAAATTCTAATGTTTCTTCCACTATATTCTATAAAATATATAGATATACATTGAAAATTCTATTTAATATAAAAGAATATATttagaatatatttttttaatatttacggTTATGTTTATTCTTGAATTAACTTTTACATATTaaagctaattttttttttcttttgaatgaTCACAAGGCACATTCTCTCATATATGCCTAGTATATTCAAGATAGGATAAATAATCTTAAGATGCTTTCTAACAGAATTAATATACtgcaaatattattaatttactaAATTCTTGCATATCAGGGCCTTTTTGGTTTAAttgttgaatacaactgatagctgttagctgatagctgttattgttagatgttactgttagctgatagctgttactgttagctgatgatagctgttttatgttaaatgtttggtaaaattatatttagctgttactgttgatatgtgaaatgactaataagggtatatatcatataatttatttaatttttaaataaatataaaattataaatttattacattgtattatttattttattattaaattaaatatataattattaaattaatatattatattatatcatttattttattatagaaataagaaaataattattttttaagacaattaaataattttaaaaatatagataaaataaaaaaataattattattgttaatagaaaaatttataattaattttaaatttttagatataaataaatattttatattttatgttattaataaaaaatattttaataaagttaaaatacgttaattaaaatgttaaaattacaaataaaaaataaaaacattaataatattaattttcaagttaaataaaaaagaataatattgtcaaaataaaaaataaaactaaatcagctatcagctgatgagaaacaccTCTAAAAAGCTGATGAGAAACacctctaaaaatagagctgatacaaactgcagctgatgggtatcatatcagttgcctatcagctatcagctctatttttttaagccTATTAAACACTATAATTTACGTCTATCAGCTATAGCTACACCCAACAAGTAAACTAAACACCTCCTGAAATTTAAAAGGAGATAACGCTCAACAGCTCTTGATTTATCCAAGTCGCATAACAACGTACTTTATTCCCctagcaaatatatatatatatatatatatatatatatatatatatatattaaaaaatatataaaaaataataaaaatacccaTATCAGTAAATTTAAAAAAGGAAGTATTCTGGGGAATCGTTCAAGGATCAAGGAAATTCCCGTATTCTAAAATTTGAGCTTTTCCAGTTTTCTCATGCAAGCCAAGCACTTTCCTCTCTTTCTTGGAAGCCCACATAATGTGAAAAGCATTAGTTCAAAACGAAGGAAACCCACATATTGTGAAAAGCATTAGTTCAAAACAAAGGAAACTCACATCGATCTTCATCACTGAGACAGCAGAATAAAAGGATAAAGACGGGGCAAGGATCTTATTTCTTGTGGGATTTCAGAAGGAAATAAAATAATGGGGTTCAAGAAACTGGGTTTGTTCCTTTTCGTGATAATCTTGTTTCCGATTCATCCCCTGCTAAATACCTACACTGCTGCTACTGGTATCCCACTCTTTCTATATTTATTATTCAATCTTGCACTCTTTcaacatagattttgatgattaacTAATTATTTTGTTAGCTTTATATATATGGCCTCTAGTTCTTTTAGCGCAGTTTTAAGTATTAGATTCATTTAGTTTCTAGAGAATTAAAAGAACACTCCTCAAAAGTGTTtatgtatacatatataagtATTTGTATTATAAAAAAAGTGAAAGTTGCtttctttaaaaatattaaattttctaTTTGACTATGAAAATATCTATTTTCTGTTCCaaacgttaaaaaaaaaaaacaagtaaAAAATCAATACAGTTGATGAAAACAAAGCCAGCGGTATTATCTTCGTAAGATTTTTAGAATCAGGACAGAACCTTCTTTACTCTACTTTTGTAAAGAAGATTTATTCCACCAAAACTTCAAGAAAAGGACGTTCCTTTATCCTTTAGCTCACAAGAAGCTTTACCTTTGGTAGGCAAATGGGGGGTTATCTAACCGTCCAACTTGCACACGTTTAGAGAGACTCCCACGACTATTAGATTTACCTTTAATGCTAAGGATTCTTCGATAACTCAATACCTCAACTTCCAAAAGCAAGTGGCAAAGCATATGCTGGCCTTAGCAAACCAACCCAATCCATGAGTCTTAACATTGTCCTGCCCATAATTTGGTTATAGTGAATGGCAAGCTTTTCTCTTCCACATTCACTGACGGGCTTGAAATTGATTTCTGATAGATAATATACTAATTTACAAAACTGAAGCGTTTGTAAAAAGACTAAGCATACTCATGTCATGTTCTATTTAATCATTTCTCAAAGGAAAAACTCGCATATATGTTGATAACAATTTTCACTTCTCTTCATTCAGATGGCTTAGTGTTTTACCTGACAAAACGAAATTAATAAGTTATATATATGGCATGCTTTTCAAAAGGAATGATAGGAAAGTTTGAAATTGCAACAGGGCTCCAGCCGCTGGTCTCGGTAAAGAGGAAGGGTGGAGGCGGTGGTGGCCATGGAGCCGGAAGCGAAGCGCATGGTGGAGAGGCTAGAGGTAATGGTGATGAGGGACATGGTACAACTGTAGTCCCTTTGTACGCTGCTGGGGCTATGTACCATCACCAGAATCATGGTTCTAATGAAGGCTCCCGGAAATATGCTGGTTCCAGTTATTTGGTTCTAGCAGCCTTGGTTGTTTGTCTTCTCCGGGGTCTGTTTGGAAGGGGCTAGGACATGGGAAGGATAAGAAAGGGTAAGAAAGGGTAAGGTAGGAGAAAGAAAGATAAAGGGTACAAGAATgaaaaaaattttcatatttgggGGGAGGTGAATTAAGGAAATGGTAAAAAGAGAGAGtaatgtatattttttttttatgtttagaAAGAAGTGAATGAAGCTAAACTTAAAGGCtatagaaataaaaataattataatttttacctCTCCTTTTAACTCTTCCTTAAGCTTTAATTTAATTTGAGGTGtaagaaaaattgagatttgagaGATATGAGAGAGCAAGATTTACTCTGTTTATCATTGCTCTTCATTAATTCATCCATTTTCAAATAGGGAGACAAAATTTAATTATCCCTCCTTACCCTTATTTACCCCCTCCACCCTCATCCAAACAAACGTATTGCGCACAGCTTGCAGAAGTGGTGTTTATTGTCTAGAGATGATCACGATTACTTGTTAGTCTTCTACTCTTTGTACGATCACTTGTTTGTTCTATCCTTATCATGCTGTtgtaaatctcttttaattagtCTTCTATGCCAAGCTCTTAATTTGTAACCCATAAATACAATTATATCAAAACATAGAGAAAACGTCATCGCTTCATCCATATACAAGACTCTGCTTTTACATTTATATTGTCAAAAATACTACAATCACGACCAGATTTTGATGTGTAATCTTGTGTGTTTTTCCCCCTACGGCTGACTTCTGAACAAAATATATTAATCACTTCCGATTGGCTCAAGAACTTGAtgatatttcataatttttggcATACtgaagagagagatagagagagagagagagacagatagATAATCTATTACTCTCATCCGGGAATACTGAGTTACACTAAGTAGGATTCAAACTCTAGGATAGAGTTTCAAAGCTTGTTTTTTAACATTGCTATTTacctttattttactttttttctcTCTACTTACCTGCACGTTACGTAGATAATTTCAACTTCAtaaactttttaataaaataaataataaatatataatatctaaatttagaaaaatattaaaaatgtaaagaaaaaaaatcttaatttttaagaACATACACTATTATTCACCCTCTCCCCTTACTATTTTTACTATAATTAACTTTCAGATGATTAAGGTTTAtaatgatttaaaatttttacatatttttttcttttaaaatttagtagaattattatttttttaatagtaattttaattaGTATTCATTCATAATTATATACTTGTAATTGTGGTTTTTTATATGACActgttattaataattttttaaaaaaattttacatattattaACCTATTTTCTTCTTATGTTATAATTTTATATGTTTGTTACCTTATCATAActcaattttatattatttatatacatataaatttatattaattttgtgTTAAAAATTAGGAAATTGAAATGTAAGTGATTAGTGATAATAATATAATCATAAATTAAGTAAGaccaataaaatttatttaacatATACATATtagttattaaaaaataataataaaatataattaaaaaaaatataaataaaatactttaTAATATATAGCTGTAAaattgtattttgaaattattttatttaaattttcctcaatatatttatcatatatatattttttataaacatttcaattttttaattagttataatatgttataaaaaaaatcatttaattattaaCCAAACTTGTTAATAGTCTTATgttcattttttaataataatatttaataaatataaaaatataaatttgataatttataaacgaattaaataatttgtataattttttaattgataataaataataattaacatattaaaatcTTAATCTTGCTATAAATCCTATCTCGTTCTCTGAATCCTTATCCGTATAAAAGCCAATCGCTTTCCCTCTCCTGTTACGTAATGTGAAAACATTTTTATTTGAAAACGAAGGAAacccacttcaatcttcttcatcacTACTGATACAACAGAATGGGTTTCAAGAAACTGGGTTTGTTCCTTTTCGTGATAATCTTGTTTCTGATTCATGTTCGTCCTCTGCATGCACAACCCTCGCTAAATTCCTCCACTGCTACTACTGGTACTTTCCCATCCtttgttttatatttatttatcattTAATTTTGCTATCTTTCATCATAGAacttgatgatttattattttgTTAGCTTTTCATAGCCTCTAGTTCTTTAAGTGCAGAGTGATTCAACATATAAAGCAAATTTATTATtcaatatatatgtgtgtgtgttagGTTGAATCAAATTTAACTATTTCTGGAGAATTAAAAGAACAGTTGCAACTGTTTGATTATTTGTTGCTGAGATCAACACTGCACAATCATAGCCCTTCATGGAATTAACAATTGAAGGATGCACATACATCAACGTACTATTTCACGATGTAATGATGCAAACATAAATCAATAAATTAATGGACAGTGAGCCAGCGGGCACTATCTTCAAAAGCTAAATTTTtagtatatatatagatatacttATATATTTTCGTGTATAATTAGCTATGATTAAAACTCGAAGTTAGAATATCCTTTACTCTCCCTTTGCAAAGAAGGGCATTCCTTTATCCTTTAGCTTTACCGCAAGCTTTACCTTTTTTTTAATTGCTTCTATATGAAAAATGGTATGCAAAAGGGGGTTATCCAACTCTCCGACCTTGCACACGTTTGGAGGGACGCCCACGACGCTTCGATTTACCTTTAATGCTAAAGATTCTTCGATTACTCAATACCTCAACTCCCAAAAGCAAATGCTGTTGGGAGGCATGTAGGGTCCGGCAAAGCATACATTGGCCTTAGCAAAGCAACCCAATCTATGAGTCTTAACATGTCCCTGCCTATAATTTTGTTATAGTGAATGGCAAACTTTTCTCTTCCACATTCACGAACAGGCTTGAAATTGATTTCTGATAGATGGTATACTAATTTACAAAACTGAAGCGTTTGTGAAAAGACTAAAGCATACTCATGTCATGTTCTACTAAATCATTTTTCAAAGGAAAAACTCGCATATACGGTGATAAcaattttcatttctcttcatTCAGTTGGCTTAGTGTTTTACTTGGCAAAAAGAAATTAATAAGTTATATATATGGCATGCTTTTGAAAAGGGATGATAGGAAAGTTTGAAATTGCAACAGGGCTCCAGCGGCTGGTCTTAGTAAACAGGAAGGGTGGAGGAGGTGGCGGCCATGGAGGTGGCCATTCAACTGGAAGCGAAGCGCATGGTGGAGAGGCTAAAGGTAATGGTGATGAGGGACATGGTGCAACTGTAGTCCCTCTTTATGCTGCTGGGGCTATGAACCGTCACCAGCACCATGGTTCTAATGAAGGCTCCCCGAAATATACTAGTTCCCTTTATTTGGTTCTTGCAGCTTTGGTTGTTGGTATTCTTTAGTATTGTGCATAGCTTACAGTAACGGTGTTTATACAGTAGTGGTATTTATTGTCTAGAGATAATCACAATCACTTGTTAACAGGTTGAGGTTGTCATGTTTGTTCTATCCTTATCATGCTGttgtaaatttcttttaattacgcTTAACTACCTAGCTCTTCGTAACCCATAAATACAATTATATCAAAACATATCAATATAGGGAAAACATTATTGCTTCATCCATATGCAAGACTCGGCTCTTACATTTATATTGTCAAAAATACTAC contains:
- the LOC110663089 gene encoding uncharacterized protein LOC110663089, which gives rise to MGFKKLGLFLFVIILFPIHPLLNTYTAATGLQPLVSVKRKGGGGGGHGAGSEAHGGEARGNGDEGHGTTVVPLYAAGAMYHHQNHGSNEGSRKYAGSSYLVLAALVVCLLRGLFGRG
- the LOC110663130 gene encoding uncharacterized protein LOC110663130, whose product is MGFKKLGLFLFVIILFLIHVRPLHAQPSLNSSTATTGLQRLVLVNRKGGGGGGHGGGHSTGSEAHGGEAKGNGDEGHGATVVPLYAAGAMNRHQHHGSNEGSPKYTSSLYLVLAALVVGIL